One stretch of Streptomyces sp. A2-16 DNA includes these proteins:
- a CDS encoding sugar ABC transporter ATP-binding protein, with translation MTHPSTTGPAPVLALKDISKSFGAVRALRDVSLELFPGEVHALAGENGAGKSTLIKTLAGVHRPDTGQVLLDGEPVVFHGPGDARDAGIAVIYQEPTLFPDLSIAENIFMGRRPRRALGRIDHKATHAATLALMQRLGVELDPDRPARGLSIADQQIVEIAKALSFEARVLIMDEPTAALTGSEVARLFGVVRTLREQGAAVLFISHRLEEIFQICRTVTTLRDGAWIASEPIEGMTEDDLVRRMVGRDLDELYPKQDVRPGEIALTVSRLTREGVFTDVSFEVRRGEIVGLAGLVGAGRTEVARAVFGIDRWDAGEVSVGGKALVNGAPSTAMAAGLALVPEDRRAQGLVMDMSIERNIGLTGLRTTVKAGLMDRGAERSRSLDWAVKLQVKYARIADTVNTLSGGNQQKVVLAKWLATGPKVLIVDEPTRGIDVGTKAEVHRLLSELAADGVAILMISSDLPEILGMADRVLVMHEGRLTAEIPRSDATEETVMAAATGRAAA, from the coding sequence ATGACCCACCCGTCCACCACGGGTCCGGCCCCGGTTCTCGCGCTCAAGGACATCTCGAAGTCCTTCGGCGCGGTTCGCGCCCTGCGGGACGTCTCCCTGGAGCTGTTTCCCGGGGAGGTGCACGCCCTCGCCGGCGAGAACGGCGCGGGCAAGTCGACCCTCATCAAGACCCTCGCGGGAGTGCACCGGCCGGACACCGGCCAGGTGCTGCTCGACGGCGAGCCGGTCGTCTTCCACGGTCCCGGTGACGCCCGCGACGCCGGTATCGCCGTGATCTACCAGGAGCCCACGCTCTTCCCCGACCTGTCGATCGCCGAGAACATCTTCATGGGCCGCCGGCCCCGGCGCGCCCTCGGCCGGATCGACCACAAGGCCACGCACGCCGCGACCCTGGCCCTGATGCAGCGCCTCGGGGTCGAGCTCGACCCCGACCGGCCCGCGCGCGGCCTGTCCATCGCCGACCAGCAGATCGTCGAGATCGCCAAGGCGCTGTCCTTCGAGGCCCGCGTCCTGATCATGGACGAGCCGACCGCGGCCCTGACCGGCAGCGAGGTGGCCCGCCTCTTCGGCGTCGTCAGGACGCTGCGCGAACAGGGCGCCGCGGTGCTGTTCATCTCGCACCGCCTGGAGGAGATCTTCCAGATCTGCCGGACGGTCACCACCCTGCGCGACGGCGCCTGGATCGCCAGCGAGCCGATCGAGGGCATGACCGAGGACGACCTGGTCCGCCGTATGGTCGGCCGCGATCTCGACGAGCTCTACCCCAAGCAGGACGTACGCCCCGGCGAGATCGCGCTCACGGTGAGCCGGCTGACCCGGGAAGGTGTCTTCACCGACGTCTCCTTCGAGGTCAGGCGCGGGGAGATCGTCGGCCTCGCGGGACTCGTGGGAGCGGGCCGCACCGAGGTCGCGCGGGCCGTGTTCGGCATCGACCGCTGGGACGCGGGCGAGGTCTCCGTGGGCGGCAAGGCGCTGGTCAACGGTGCCCCTTCCACCGCGATGGCCGCGGGTCTCGCCCTGGTCCCCGAGGACCGGCGCGCCCAGGGCCTCGTGATGGACATGTCCATCGAGCGCAACATCGGCCTCACGGGCCTGCGCACGACCGTCAAGGCGGGCCTGATGGACCGCGGCGCCGAACGCAGCCGCTCCCTCGACTGGGCCGTCAAGCTCCAGGTGAAGTACGCCCGGATCGCCGACACCGTCAACACGCTGTCGGGCGGCAACCAGCAGAAGGTCGTCCTCGCCAAGTGGCTGGCCACCGGCCCCAAGGTGCTCATCGTCGACGAGCCGACCCGCGGCATCGACGTCGGCACCAAGGCCGAGGTGCACCGGCTGCTGAGCGAACTGGCCGCCGACGGGGTGGCCATCCTGATGATCTCCTCCGACCTGCCCGAGATCCTCGGCATGGCCGACCGCGTGCTCGTGATGCACGAGGGCCGCCTGACCGCCGAGATCCCGCGCTCCGACGCCACCGAGGAAACCGTGATGGCCGCAGCCACCGGGAGGGCCGCCGCATGA
- a CDS encoding ABC transporter permease, with translation MPESLSRAIRWDTVVGALLIVVLLLSFGTVDGFGNALNLSFLIGNTLPIALIALPMTLLVVSGEIDLSVASTAGLSGAVMGALWNQGLTIEMIIPICLVLGVVCGLINGLLVTRLGLPSLAVTIGTLAAYRGIAQIVLGSDAVTDFPTQYLDFAAGRIGDTFLPQAFLPFLVLFAIAVVVLHATPFGRSTFATGASEEAARFAGIRVKRQKLILFTVTGLMASLTGIFWALHYASARYDNATGLELSVIAAVLLGGIDFDGGKGTLGGAVAGVFLLGTLQNVMSLQDVSAQSQIVVTGVLLVLSVLAPRVARQISVARAGRRAASTPASKAPTPAS, from the coding sequence ATGCCTGAGTCCCTCAGCCGCGCGATCCGGTGGGACACGGTCGTCGGTGCTCTCCTGATCGTCGTCCTGCTGCTGTCCTTCGGCACGGTCGACGGCTTCGGCAACGCGCTGAACCTGTCGTTCCTGATCGGCAACACCCTGCCGATCGCGCTGATCGCCCTGCCCATGACCCTGCTCGTGGTCTCCGGCGAGATCGACCTGTCCGTCGCCTCCACCGCCGGTCTGTCCGGCGCGGTGATGGGCGCCCTGTGGAATCAGGGCCTGACGATCGAGATGATCATCCCGATCTGCCTGGTGCTCGGCGTGGTGTGCGGGCTGATCAACGGCCTGCTCGTCACCCGGCTCGGCCTGCCCTCCCTCGCCGTCACCATCGGCACCCTCGCCGCCTACCGGGGCATCGCGCAGATCGTGCTCGGCTCCGACGCGGTGACCGACTTCCCGACGCAGTACCTGGACTTCGCGGCCGGGCGGATCGGGGACACGTTCCTGCCGCAGGCCTTCCTTCCCTTCCTCGTCCTGTTCGCGATCGCCGTGGTCGTCCTGCACGCCACGCCGTTCGGTCGGTCCACGTTCGCGACCGGCGCCAGCGAGGAGGCCGCCCGGTTCGCCGGTATCCGGGTCAAGCGGCAGAAGCTGATCCTGTTCACGGTGACGGGCCTGATGGCCTCGCTCACCGGCATCTTCTGGGCGCTGCACTACGCCAGCGCCCGGTACGACAACGCCACGGGGCTCGAACTCTCCGTCATCGCGGCGGTGCTGCTCGGCGGCATCGACTTCGACGGCGGCAAGGGCACGCTCGGCGGCGCCGTCGCAGGAGTGTTCCTGCTCGGCACGCTGCAGAACGTGATGAGCCTCCAGGACGTCTCGGCGCAGTCGCAGATCGTCGTCACCGGCGTCCTTCTCGTCCTCTCCGTGCTCGCCCCGCGGGTCGCACGGCAGATCTCGGTTGCGAGGGCCGGCCGCCGAGCCGCCTCGACACCGGCGTCCAAGGCGCCCACACCGGCCTCCTAG
- a CDS encoding alpha/beta fold hydrolase — protein sequence MTATYRQPGLVLTDRRFSVPLDHDDPAGETIELYAREAVASDKAGQNLPWLVYLQGGPGFGANRFVGKGAWFGRALKEYRVLLLDQRGTGHSTPANRQTLPLRGGPAEQADYLARFRADSIVRDCEAIRAQVTGGAPWTVLGQSFGGFCATTYLSLAPEGLAAAVITGGLPSLDAHADDVYRAAYPRVERKVTAHYARYPQDVERARRIADHLLTHDVTLPNGYRLTVEAFQSIGIILGGSEGSHRLHYLLEHAFVRTPHGPELSDAFQEEIQGLLSFAPHPLYALVHEAAYGQDERPTAWSAERVRAEFPQFDAAKSLAGDEPLLFTGETIHPWLFDCDPALRPLRETAELLAARTDWQPLYDPARLAVNEVPVAAAVYHDDMYVDTAHSLETARAIRGLRTWVTDEFEHDGVRAGGPRVLDRLLALARDEA from the coding sequence TTGACCGCGACCTACCGCCAGCCCGGCCTCGTCCTCACCGACCGCCGGTTCAGCGTCCCCCTCGACCACGACGACCCGGCCGGGGAGACGATCGAGCTCTACGCCCGTGAGGCCGTCGCGAGCGACAAGGCGGGCCAGAACCTGCCGTGGCTGGTCTACCTCCAGGGCGGTCCCGGCTTCGGGGCGAACCGTTTCGTCGGCAAGGGAGCCTGGTTCGGCCGGGCCCTGAAGGAGTACCGCGTCCTCCTGCTCGACCAGCGCGGCACAGGCCACTCCACGCCGGCCAACCGCCAGACGCTCCCCCTGCGCGGCGGCCCCGCCGAGCAGGCCGACTACCTGGCCCGCTTCCGCGCCGACTCCATCGTCCGCGACTGCGAGGCGATCCGCGCCCAGGTCACCGGCGGCGCCCCCTGGACCGTCCTCGGCCAGAGCTTCGGCGGCTTCTGCGCGACGACCTATCTGTCGCTGGCCCCCGAGGGCCTCGCCGCCGCCGTCATCACCGGCGGCCTGCCCTCCCTCGACGCCCACGCCGACGACGTCTACCGGGCCGCCTACCCGCGCGTGGAACGCAAGGTCACCGCGCACTACGCCCGCTATCCGCAGGACGTCGAGCGGGCCCGCCGTATCGCCGACCACCTCCTCACCCACGACGTGACCCTGCCGAACGGCTACCGGCTGACAGTCGAGGCCTTCCAGTCGATCGGCATCATCCTGGGCGGCAGCGAGGGCAGTCACCGGCTGCACTACCTCCTCGAGCACGCCTTCGTCCGCACCCCGCACGGCCCGGAGCTCTCCGACGCGTTCCAGGAGGAGATCCAGGGCCTCCTCTCGTTCGCGCCCCACCCTCTGTACGCCCTCGTCCACGAGGCCGCCTACGGCCAGGACGAGCGGCCCACCGCCTGGTCGGCCGAACGGGTGCGCGCCGAGTTCCCGCAGTTCGACGCCGCCAAGTCCCTCGCAGGCGACGAGCCGCTGCTGTTCACCGGCGAGACGATCCACCCCTGGCTGTTCGACTGCGACCCGGCCCTGCGCCCGCTGCGCGAGACCGCCGAACTCCTCGCCGCCCGCACCGACTGGCAGCCCCTGTACGACCCGGCCCGGCTCGCCGTCAACGAGGTCCCGGTCGCCGCCGCCGTCTACCACGACGACATGTACGTCGACACGGCCCACTCGCTCGAGACCGCCCGCGCGATCCGCGGTCTGCGCACCTGGGTGACGGACGAGTTCGAGCACGACGGCGTCCGCGCGGGCGGCCCCCGCGTACTGGACCGGCTGCTCGCCCTGGCCCGCGACGAGGCCTGA
- a CDS encoding FxLYD domain-containing protein, protein MSTPSPHGRSRIAALAVVLAAASTLALVACDDDSGGSSNSSATPTAPDTASFSGNAASALASLEASVRAKASERAASASAAASSFEASVSAETERANKAARTELAKVEGQGNAMSEVAMSGKPRSTTGGLLAVVVTIINKTDRTASYAVQVDFLDSSGKVVETRYVGAQDLGPGEKAQPVAVSRKPAEPVLTPKLAKAQRY, encoded by the coding sequence ATGAGCACACCGTCACCCCACGGACGGTCCCGGATCGCCGCCCTCGCCGTGGTGCTCGCCGCCGCGAGCACGCTCGCGCTGGTCGCGTGCGACGACGACTCCGGCGGGTCCTCGAACTCCTCGGCGACGCCCACCGCCCCGGACACGGCCTCCTTCTCCGGCAACGCGGCCTCCGCGCTGGCCTCCCTCGAGGCCTCGGTACGGGCAAAGGCATCCGAACGGGCGGCGTCCGCCTCGGCGGCCGCCTCCTCCTTCGAGGCATCCGTGTCCGCGGAGACGGAACGCGCCAACAAGGCCGCGCGGACCGAGCTGGCCAAGGTCGAAGGACAGGGCAACGCGATGTCCGAGGTCGCCATGTCCGGCAAACCGCGCTCCACGACCGGCGGCCTGCTCGCCGTCGTCGTCACCATCATCAACAAGACCGACAGGACGGCCTCGTACGCCGTCCAGGTCGACTTCCTCGACTCCTCGGGCAAGGTGGTGGAGACCCGGTACGTCGGCGCGCAGGACCTCGGCCCGGGGGAGAAGGCGCAGCCCGTCGCCGTCAGCCGCAAGCCCGCGGAGCCGGTGCTGACGCCCAAGCTCGCGAAGGCGCAACGGTACTGA
- the rhaS gene encoding rhamnose ABC transporter substrate-binding protein yields MRKSSLRRSCAALAAGTSLALALTACGGTTKKDVQDEGASAASTAKADPNAATKKGLTVGFLPKQVNNPYFTSADKGGEKALTELGSKYKEVGPSSATDTAGQVSYVNTLTQQQVNAMAVSAQDPGALCTALKQAMSNDIKVVTYDSDTKPDCRNAFVSQASAEDLGRTEVQLLAEQIGYKGEIAILSAAQTATNQNTWIDFMKDELKQDKYKNIKLVKVAYGNDDAQQSFQQTQGLLQQYPNLKGIISPTTVGIKAAAQYLSGSKYKGKVKLTGLGTPNDMRKYVKNGTVGAFELWDPAKLGALAAQTAVALVSGQITGKEGETFKAGGTTYTIGKDGVINLGKPTVFDAKNIDQFNF; encoded by the coding sequence ATGCGTAAGTCTTCGCTCCGCCGTTCCTGCGCGGCCCTCGCCGCCGGCACCTCCCTCGCTCTCGCCCTGACCGCCTGCGGCGGCACCACCAAGAAGGACGTGCAGGACGAGGGCGCCTCGGCGGCCTCCACCGCCAAGGCCGACCCGAACGCGGCCACCAAGAAGGGCCTGACCGTCGGGTTCCTGCCCAAGCAGGTCAACAACCCGTACTTCACCTCCGCGGACAAGGGCGGCGAGAAGGCGCTGACCGAACTGGGCAGCAAGTACAAGGAGGTCGGTCCCTCCAGCGCCACCGACACCGCCGGGCAGGTCTCCTACGTCAACACGCTCACCCAGCAGCAGGTGAACGCGATGGCCGTGTCCGCGCAGGACCCGGGCGCCCTGTGCACCGCCCTCAAGCAGGCCATGAGCAACGACATCAAGGTCGTCACCTACGACTCCGACACCAAGCCGGACTGCCGCAACGCCTTCGTCTCGCAGGCCTCCGCCGAGGACCTCGGCCGCACCGAGGTGCAGCTGCTCGCCGAGCAGATCGGCTACAAGGGCGAGATCGCGATCCTGTCTGCCGCCCAGACGGCGACGAACCAGAACACCTGGATCGACTTCATGAAGGACGAGCTGAAGCAGGACAAGTACAAGAACATCAAGCTCGTCAAGGTCGCGTACGGCAACGACGACGCCCAGCAGTCCTTCCAGCAGACCCAGGGCCTGCTCCAGCAGTACCCGAACCTGAAGGGGATCATCTCCCCGACCACGGTCGGCATCAAGGCCGCCGCCCAGTACCTCTCCGGCTCCAAGTACAAGGGCAAGGTCAAGCTGACCGGCCTCGGCACCCCCAACGACATGCGCAAGTACGTCAAGAACGGCACCGTCGGGGCCTTCGAGCTGTGGGACCCGGCCAAGCTCGGCGCGCTGGCCGCCCAGACCGCGGTCGCCCTGGTGTCCGGCCAGATCACCGGCAAGGAGGGCGAGACCTTCAAGGCCGGCGGCACGACGTACACCATCGGCAAGGACGGCGTGATCAACCTCGGCAAGCCGACCGTGTTCGACGCCAAGAACATCGACCAGTTCAACTTCTGA
- a CDS encoding L-rhamnose mutarotase, with product MQRVCFLLKVREDRIAEYRERHAAVWPEMLEALSATGWHNYSLFLRDDGLLVGYLETEDFEAAKAGMEATEVNARWQAEMGEFFESLDGARPDEAMKPLTEVFHLA from the coding sequence ATGCAGCGCGTCTGTTTCCTCCTGAAGGTCCGTGAGGACCGGATCGCCGAGTACCGCGAACGTCACGCCGCCGTGTGGCCGGAGATGCTCGAAGCACTCTCGGCCACCGGCTGGCACAACTACTCGCTCTTCCTGCGCGACGACGGACTGCTCGTCGGCTACCTGGAGACCGAGGACTTCGAGGCCGCCAAGGCAGGTATGGAAGCCACCGAGGTCAACGCACGCTGGCAGGCCGAGATGGGCGAGTTCTTCGAGTCCCTCGACGGAGCCCGCCCCGACGAGGCCATGAAACCGCTCACCGAGGTGTTCCACCTCGCCTGA
- a CDS encoding LacI family DNA-binding transcriptional regulator: MAQSVGIKDVARAAGVSVGTVSNVINRPDSVATETRARVLSAIDRLGYVRSESARQLRAGRSRIMGLLVLDMGNPFFVDVARGAERAAREDGLGVMVCNSAQSASEEAEYLSLFAEQRVRGVLLTPTDASGRSIDAFRRHGIPFVLVDRVAEGTTECSVSVDDVAGGALAVRHLVDAGHRSIAYVSGPPGLNQVRDRRTGALNALAEAGLGPENLRELPTERLDVAAGRDAGARLLGLADRPTAVFCANDLLALGVLQAMYAAGITVPDDLAIVGYDDIEFAAAAAVPLTSVRQPAVTMGALAAELLLEETEAETTGKRHEHRRVVLQPELVVRRSSLAAR, from the coding sequence ATGGCCCAGTCGGTGGGTATCAAGGACGTCGCCCGTGCCGCCGGAGTCTCCGTCGGCACGGTCTCGAACGTCATCAATCGTCCGGACTCCGTCGCCACCGAGACCCGGGCGCGCGTCCTGTCCGCGATAGACCGGCTCGGCTATGTCCGCAGCGAGTCCGCGCGCCAGCTGCGCGCGGGCCGCAGCCGGATCATGGGCCTGCTCGTGCTCGACATGGGCAACCCCTTCTTCGTCGACGTCGCCCGCGGCGCCGAGCGGGCCGCCCGTGAGGACGGCCTCGGCGTCATGGTCTGCAACAGCGCCCAGAGCGCGAGCGAGGAGGCGGAGTACCTGTCCCTCTTCGCCGAGCAGCGAGTGCGGGGCGTCCTGCTCACCCCGACCGACGCCTCCGGCCGCAGCATCGACGCCTTCCGCCGCCACGGCATCCCCTTCGTCCTGGTCGACCGGGTCGCCGAGGGCACCACCGAGTGCTCGGTCTCCGTCGACGACGTCGCGGGCGGTGCGCTCGCGGTGCGCCACCTCGTGGACGCGGGGCACCGCTCCATCGCCTACGTCAGCGGCCCGCCCGGCCTCAATCAGGTCCGCGACCGCCGCACCGGGGCCCTCAACGCGCTGGCCGAGGCGGGCCTGGGCCCCGAGAACCTGCGCGAGCTGCCCACCGAACGGCTCGACGTGGCCGCGGGCCGGGACGCGGGCGCCCGTCTCCTCGGCCTCGCCGACCGCCCGACCGCCGTGTTCTGCGCCAACGACCTGCTCGCCCTGGGTGTCCTGCAGGCCATGTACGCGGCGGGGATCACGGTCCCCGACGACCTCGCCATCGTCGGCTACGACGACATCGAGTTCGCCGCCGCCGCGGCCGTCCCGCTCACCTCGGTCCGCCAGCCGGCCGTCACCATGGGCGCGCTGGCCGCCGAGCTGCTCCTGGAGGAGACGGAGGCGGAGACCACCGGCAAGCGGCACGAGCACCGGCGTGTGGTGCTCCAGCCCGAACTGGTCGTGCGGCGCTCCAGCCTGGCCGCCCGCTGA
- a CDS encoding sigma factor-like helix-turn-helix DNA-binding protein, whose translation MNGTELSAECFRAHRARLRAVAYRMLGSLDDADEAVQETWLRLSDSDSGSGSGGSGGSGASDAGAPLVTVVGAVCLDRLRSRAARRAEAFVPDPVIAPLSPTDPEQEALYADAAGLALMAALEDLTPAQRLALVLHDMFAVPFDDIASILERSPGAARQLAGRARRRVRGTVPASEPDPGRQREVLEAFLAAARAGDVETLLAVLHPDVVLRADSGAASSRVVRGAREVAAQVLRFRRFTEYARLALVNGEIGVVNVPEGRPLSVAGVTVADGTIVGLNVLADPDRLARLRLPGTAR comes from the coding sequence GTGAACGGAACGGAGTTGTCCGCGGAGTGCTTCCGGGCGCACCGTGCGCGGCTGAGAGCGGTGGCCTATCGCATGCTCGGTTCGCTGGACGACGCGGACGAAGCGGTCCAGGAGACCTGGCTCCGGCTGAGCGACAGCGACAGCGGCAGCGGCAGCGGGGGCAGCGGCGGGAGCGGGGCCTCCGATGCGGGCGCCCCACTCGTCACGGTCGTCGGCGCGGTCTGTCTCGACCGGCTGCGCTCGCGCGCCGCGCGCCGTGCGGAGGCCTTCGTCCCGGACCCGGTCATCGCGCCCCTGTCCCCGACCGACCCGGAACAGGAGGCCCTGTACGCCGACGCGGCCGGCCTCGCGCTGATGGCCGCGCTGGAGGACCTGACGCCCGCGCAGCGTCTCGCGCTGGTCCTGCACGACATGTTCGCCGTCCCCTTCGACGACATCGCCTCGATCCTGGAGCGCTCTCCGGGCGCGGCGAGACAGCTCGCCGGTCGTGCCAGGCGGCGGGTGCGGGGCACCGTCCCCGCCTCGGAACCCGACCCGGGCAGGCAGCGCGAGGTGCTCGAGGCGTTCCTGGCCGCCGCGAGGGCGGGGGACGTCGAGACCCTCCTCGCGGTGCTCCACCCCGATGTCGTCCTGCGCGCCGACTCGGGGGCGGCCTCCTCCAGGGTGGTCCGCGGTGCGCGGGAAGTGGCCGCACAGGTCCTGCGGTTCCGGCGGTTCACGGAGTACGCGCGCCTCGCCCTCGTCAACGGCGAGATCGGAGTGGTGAACGTCCCCGAGGGCCGCCCGCTCTCGGTCGCGGGTGTGACCGTCGCCGATGGCACGATCGTCGGCCTGAACGTCCTCGCCGACCCCGACCGCCTCGCCCGACTCCGGCTGCCGGGCACCGCCCGCTGA
- a CDS encoding ABC transporter permease yields the protein MTVTTPQQAPPAEVPKSSGTRLVDRVFKMRELAILVVFLVMIVVTQIGNSDFLTEQGIKDLLLNATILVLVATGQSLVVITRNVDLSVGSTLGISAFAAGTYLHGGGNPVVAIVLAVLLGIGFGLLNGLLVSLGQVPALVVTLGTLYIIRGIDSIWVGSRQITASDLPDSFVNFGSGGISAVPWLAMIALAVLVATAYYLKHFGSGRELYALGSNPEAARLAGIPVRKRILAAYTFCGGLAGLAGAMYLARFGNVDSGTGTGYELTVVSAVVVGGVVFTGGSGSVYGAALGALLLTSINSVLPALGVSSVWVLAINGILLILAIAVDRVVALRVASALKKRNARHA from the coding sequence ATGACGGTCACCACCCCTCAGCAGGCCCCTCCCGCCGAGGTGCCCAAGTCCAGCGGCACCCGCCTGGTCGACCGCGTCTTCAAGATGCGCGAGCTCGCCATCCTGGTCGTCTTCCTGGTGATGATCGTCGTCACCCAGATCGGGAACAGCGACTTCCTCACCGAGCAGGGCATTAAGGACCTGCTGCTGAACGCCACGATCCTGGTGCTGGTCGCCACCGGCCAGTCGCTGGTGGTCATCACGAGGAACGTCGACCTCTCGGTCGGCTCCACCCTCGGCATCAGCGCCTTCGCCGCCGGCACCTACCTCCACGGCGGCGGGAACCCCGTCGTGGCGATCGTCCTCGCGGTCCTGCTCGGCATCGGCTTCGGCCTGCTCAACGGCCTCCTCGTCAGCCTCGGCCAGGTCCCCGCGCTGGTGGTCACCCTCGGCACGCTGTACATCATCCGGGGCATCGACTCCATCTGGGTCGGCTCCCGGCAGATCACGGCGTCCGACCTCCCGGACAGCTTCGTGAACTTCGGCTCCGGCGGCATCTCCGCGGTGCCGTGGCTGGCCATGATCGCGCTGGCGGTCCTCGTCGCCACCGCCTACTACCTCAAGCACTTCGGCAGCGGGCGCGAGCTGTACGCGCTCGGCTCCAACCCCGAGGCCGCACGCCTCGCCGGCATCCCGGTGCGCAAGCGGATCCTGGCCGCCTACACCTTCTGCGGCGGCCTCGCAGGACTCGCCGGCGCGATGTACCTGGCCCGGTTCGGCAACGTCGACTCCGGCACGGGCACCGGCTACGAACTGACCGTCGTCAGCGCGGTCGTGGTCGGCGGTGTCGTCTTCACCGGCGGCTCCGGCAGCGTCTACGGCGCCGCGCTCGGCGCCCTGCTGCTGACCTCGATCAACAGCGTGCTGCCCGCCCTCGGCGTCAGCTCGGTATGGGTGCTCGCCATCAACGGCATCCTGCTCATCCTCGCCATCGCGGTCGACCGGGTCGTCGCGCTGCGCGTGGCCTCCGCCCTGAAGAAGAGGAACGCCCGCCATGCCTGA
- a CDS encoding BNR repeat-containing protein, producing MRRRTLLAGAIVSAMSTSALTGGTARAADPGPSVTRTGTTTLDSQAVFFVSYDGLVNNNSFQKNGLLTYKGYQYAVWYTADKNAVVGRRVLGGSTWSTVQVGHTLKTSDSHNVISMGVSKADGRLHLNMDSHSDGFTYVKSVAGLMDNPAGLSWTAARFGAPQSTLDGLALTSQFTYPQFVPTPDGKLQLSYRAGISGNGRNALAEYDGSTWTNLGEWSSSTGTYTSEHGSSTARNMYLHGIDYDKNGRLHSFFTWREQNGAVMCNGGGITNHDTGYVYSDDRGRTWRNNAGTVVGTTGGSDKVAVTDSGLVIDALNPDHSLMNQESQFTDSTGLPHAIISYVPGRFGQCTTNYVSDRTANGRAFHVRKNSSGTWQKTEIPVVLGSSQRTKLLLDKYDNAYAVFPFGRIAGASKASGYTDWKILFDGSGLNAFGEVVIDEMRIAQDNVLSFMYQEKSSGTTPSALHVVDFALPA from the coding sequence ATGAGAAGACGCACGCTGCTCGCAGGTGCCATCGTGTCCGCCATGTCCACCTCCGCGCTCACCGGCGGCACCGCCCGCGCCGCCGACCCCGGGCCGTCCGTCACCCGAACCGGGACCACCACCCTCGACAGCCAGGCCGTGTTCTTCGTCTCCTACGACGGTCTCGTCAACAACAACTCGTTCCAGAAGAACGGCCTGCTGACCTACAAGGGCTACCAGTACGCCGTCTGGTACACCGCCGACAAGAACGCCGTGGTCGGCCGCCGCGTCCTCGGCGGGAGCACCTGGTCCACCGTCCAGGTCGGCCACACCCTGAAGACGAGCGACTCCCACAACGTCATCTCCATGGGCGTCTCCAAGGCGGACGGCCGCCTCCACCTCAACATGGACTCGCACAGCGACGGCTTCACCTACGTCAAGTCGGTCGCGGGGCTCATGGACAACCCGGCGGGCCTGAGCTGGACCGCGGCCCGCTTCGGCGCCCCTCAGTCCACCCTGGACGGCCTCGCCCTCACGTCGCAGTTCACCTACCCGCAGTTCGTCCCCACCCCCGACGGCAAGCTCCAGCTGAGCTACCGGGCCGGGATATCGGGCAACGGCCGCAACGCCCTCGCCGAGTACGACGGCTCGACGTGGACCAACCTCGGCGAGTGGTCCAGCTCCACCGGCACCTACACCAGCGAGCACGGCTCCTCGACGGCCCGCAACATGTACCTGCACGGCATCGACTACGACAAGAACGGCCGGCTGCACTCCTTCTTCACCTGGCGCGAGCAGAACGGCGCCGTGATGTGCAACGGCGGCGGCATCACCAACCACGACACCGGCTACGTCTACTCCGACGACCGCGGCCGCACCTGGCGCAACAACGCCGGCACCGTCGTCGGCACCACGGGCGGCTCCGACAAGGTCGCCGTCACCGACAGCGGCCTGGTGATCGACGCGCTGAACCCGGACCACTCCCTGATGAACCAGGAGAGCCAGTTCACGGACTCCACGGGGCTGCCGCACGCGATCATCAGCTACGTCCCCGGCCGCTTCGGCCAGTGCACCACGAACTACGTCTCGGACCGCACCGCGAACGGCCGCGCCTTCCACGTCCGCAAGAACTCCTCGGGCACCTGGCAGAAGACCGAGATCCCGGTCGTGCTCGGCTCCAGCCAGCGCACCAAGCTGCTCCTGGACAAGTACGACAACGCCTACGCGGTCTTCCCGTTCGGCCGGATCGCCGGCGCCTCCAAGGCGTCCGGGTACACCGACTGGAAGATCCTCTTCGACGGCAGCGGTCTCAACGCCTTCGGTGAGGTCGTGATCGACGAGATGCGGATCGCCCAGGACAACGTGCTGTCGTTCATGTACCAGGAGAAGTCGAGCGGTACGACCCCCTCGGCGCTCCACGTCGTCGACTTCGCATTGCCTGCCTGA